The Thermodesulfobacteriota bacterium genome includes a region encoding these proteins:
- the grpE gene encoding nucleotide exchange factor GrpE, with translation MSIDDKATENKTEDVKVEISKEALETQKRPLTEKSVEELAALIKEKEQEAIAHYDRMLRMAAELENYKKRAEREKAEHIKYANESLAKELLSILDNLERAAEHAKNDDTDKQALLAGVEMVLREFMNAMEKFGLKAVDACGQVFDPQYHEAVMVEENDSVEDNTILNELQKGYIFKDRLLRPAMVVVSRRPVSTPENV, from the coding sequence ATGTCAATTGACGATAAAGCGACTGAAAATAAAACGGAAGATGTTAAGGTTGAAATAAGCAAAGAGGCCTTGGAAACACAGAAAAGACCTCTTACGGAAAAAAGTGTTGAAGAATTAGCAGCCCTGATTAAAGAAAAAGAACAAGAGGCCATCGCCCATTATGACCGGATGTTGCGTATGGCAGCGGAACTGGAAAATTACAAAAAAAGGGCGGAGAGGGAAAAAGCAGAGCATATTAAGTATGCGAATGAGTCCCTTGCCAAGGAACTCCTGTCCATACTCGACAATCTGGAACGGGCGGCGGAGCACGCCAAAAATGATGATACGGACAAGCAGGCCCTTCTGGCCGGTGTAGAGATGGTTTTGAGGGAATTTATGAATGCGATGGAAAAGTTCGGCCTCAAGGCTGTAGATGCTTGCGGCCAGGTTTTTGACCCGCAATATCATGAAGCGGTTATGGTAGAAGAGAATGATAGCGTGGAAGATAATACCATACTTAATGAGCTTCAAAAGGGGTATATATTTAAAGATCGCCTCTTAAGGCCGGCTATGGTGGTGGTTTCCAGGCGGCCGGTTAGTACCCCAGAAAATGTTTAA
- a CDS encoding YtxH domain-containing protein, whose translation MDDTNKEVKIIGAFLLGGIVGAGLALLLAPQSGKRTREDIARIATKAKRRAEDVAEDAAHTVKNVIYDVGELLSDVVGHGKDLTEDVKKKLLGAIEEGQKSFEEQKTKILKMVKK comes from the coding sequence ATGGATGATACCAATAAAGAAGTGAAGATAATCGGAGCCTTTTTGCTGGGCGGAATTGTTGGCGCCGGTCTGGCCCTTTTGCTTGCCCCTCAATCAGGCAAAAGGACGCGGGAAGATATCGCCCGCATTGCTACTAAGGCCAAACGTCGGGCTGAAGACGTGGCCGAAGATGCGGCCCATACGGTCAAGAACGTGATTTATGACGTAGGCGAATTATTGTCCGATGTCGTCGGCCACGGGAAGGACCTGACCGAAGATGTGAAGAAAAAATTGCTTGGGGCCATAGAGGAAGGTCAGAAATCATTTGAAGAACAAAAGACAAAAATCTTGAAAATGGTAAAAAAATAG
- the dnaK gene encoding molecular chaperone DnaK has product MGKVIGIDLGTTNSCVAIMEGNEPKVIANVEGGRTTPSIVAFTESGERLAGQIAKRQSITNPTNTVFAIKRLIGRKYRDAEVQKAIKVLPYKIVEGTDGDAYVQIKDKDYSPAEISAMILQKMKQTAEEYLGEKVTDAVVTVPAYFNDSQRQATKDAGRIAGLNVLRIINEPTAASLAYGLDKKKEEKIAVFDLGGGTFDISILEIGEGVFEVKSTNGDTFLGGEDFDLRVVHYLADEFKKDQGIDLRQDKMALQRLKEAAEKAKMELSTSLETDINLPFITADASGPKHLGMKLTRAKLESLVEDLINKVEGPCRMALKDAGLKPSDINEAILVGGMTRMPSVQQKVREIFEKEPHKGVNPDEVVAVGAAIQAGVLKGEVKDVLLLDVTPLSLGIETLGGVLTKLIEKNTTIPTRRSQIFSTAADSQPAVSIHVLQGERDMAADNKTIGRFELVGIPPAPRGVPQIEVAFDIDANGILHVSAKDLGTGREQSIKITASSGLSEEEIRKMVRDAEAHAEEDHKKKAQAEARNHADTLIYATEKSMADLGDKVDATTRSNVEDAVTRLKKAMEGNDAEEIKRLSEELTKASHKLAEALYAKTAQAEAAGAGGPGAAGGEAQAKKDEEEVVEAEFEEVK; this is encoded by the coding sequence ATGGGTAAGGTTATTGGTATAGATTTGGGAACAACCAACTCTTGTGTAGCTATCATGGAGGGAAACGAGCCTAAAGTAATAGCTAACGTTGAAGGCGGTCGAACCACTCCATCTATAGTGGCTTTTACGGAAAGCGGTGAGCGATTGGCCGGCCAGATTGCCAAAAGGCAGTCTATTACTAATCCGACTAACACTGTTTTTGCCATTAAGCGGCTCATAGGCCGCAAATATAGGGACGCGGAGGTCCAGAAGGCTATTAAAGTCCTCCCATACAAGATCGTGGAAGGAACAGATGGAGACGCCTACGTACAGATCAAGGATAAGGACTATAGCCCGGCAGAGATATCGGCCATGATCCTGCAGAAGATGAAGCAGACTGCGGAAGAATATCTCGGAGAAAAGGTCACAGACGCTGTAGTTACGGTCCCGGCATATTTCAATGACAGTCAGCGCCAGGCCACCAAGGATGCCGGCCGCATTGCAGGCCTGAATGTCCTCCGGATCATAAACGAGCCGACAGCGGCTTCGCTGGCCTACGGCCTGGACAAGAAAAAGGAAGAAAAGATCGCTGTTTTTGACCTCGGGGGCGGTACCTTTGATATCTCCATCCTGGAAATAGGCGAAGGCGTCTTTGAGGTTAAATCCACCAACGGGGATACCTTCCTGGGTGGTGAAGATTTCGATCTGCGCGTCGTTCATTACCTGGCCGATGAATTTAAAAAGGATCAGGGAATTGATCTCAGGCAGGACAAGATGGCCTTACAGAGGCTGAAAGAGGCCGCAGAAAAGGCCAAGATGGAACTTTCCACCTCCCTGGAGACGGATATAAATCTTCCCTTCATCACGGCGGACGCCAGCGGCCCCAAACACCTGGGCATGAAACTTACCCGCGCCAAGCTGGAATCATTAGTGGAAGACCTTATCAATAAAGTGGAAGGACCATGCCGGATGGCCCTGAAAGACGCCGGGCTTAAGCCTTCGGATATAAATGAGGCAATCCTGGTCGGCGGCATGACGCGTATGCCCAGTGTGCAGCAAAAGGTACGGGAGATCTTCGAGAAAGAGCCGCATAAGGGCGTCAATCCGGACGAGGTAGTGGCCGTGGGGGCCGCCATTCAGGCCGGTGTCCTTAAGGGCGAGGTAAAGGACGTCCTGCTCCTGGACGTGACTCCGCTCTCCCTGGGGATTGAGACGCTCGGAGGGGTGCTTACAAAGCTCATCGAGAAGAATACTACCATCCCTACCCGGCGGAGCCAGATTTTTTCCACCGCCGCAGATAGTCAGCCGGCCGTATCTATCCACGTCCTGCAGGGCGAACGCGATATGGCGGCAGATAATAAGACCATCGGCCGTTTTGAGCTCGTCGGCATCCCCCCGGCCCCGCGCGGAGTGCCCCAGATTGAGGTCGCCTTTGACATTGATGCCAACGGTATCCTTCACGTCTCCGCCAAGGATTTAGGGACAGGGCGCGAGCAGTCCATAAAAATTACTGCCTCAAGCGGTCTGTCCGAGGAAGAGATCAGGAAAATGGTCCGGGATGCAGAGGCCCATGCCGAAGAGGACCATAAGAAAAAGGCCCAGGCTGAGGCGCGAAACCATGCCGACACCCTTATATACGCCACTGAGAAATCTATGGCCGATTTAGGGGATAAAGTTGATGCAACCACCAGGAGCAATGTCGAGGATGCCGTTACCCGTCTGAAAAAGGCCATGGAAGGGAACGACGCAGAAGAGATTAAGCGCCTTTCAGAGGAGTTGACCAAGGCCTCCCATAAGCTGGCCGAAGCGCTCTATGCCAAAACAGCTCAGGCTGAAGCGGCCGGCGCCGGCGGCCCGGGGGCTGCGGGCGGCGAAGCGCAGGCAAAAAAGGATGAAGAAGAGGTGGTGGAAGCAGAGTTCGAAGAGGTAAAGTAA
- a CDS encoding aconitate hydratase, protein MYLSVAEKIIKRHLVDGDLTPGEEISLRIDQTLTQDSTGTMAYLQFEAIGLPKVKTELSVSYVDHNTLQVGFENADDHRFLQSIAARYGLYFSRPGNGICHQVHLERFGVPGKTLLGSDSHTPTGGGLGMLAIGAGGLDVALAMAGYPFHLVMPRIVLVRLTGEMAPWVTAKDVVLELLRRVTVKGGVGRIFEYGGDGIAHLSVPERATITNMGAETGATTSVFPSDEVTRAFLRAQGRGDSFAPLAADEGAVYDEVIEIDLSRLVPLVARPHMPDQVCPVSELQGLKVDQVAIGSCTNSSYKDLATVAEILRGKTVHPGVSLVISPGSRQVLAMLARKGYLSDLIASGARILENTCGPCIGMGQAPPTGGVSLRTFNRNFEGRCGTKTASVYLASPEVAAVTALTGALTDPRTLGEPVRVALPRRYMINDRLIIPPLEPSRAEGVEIIRGPNIQALPGREALPSELTGLVLIKLGHDVTTDHILPAGASITALRSNIPAISRYIFSQVDPTFYDRAREAGGGFIVGGMNYGQGSSREHAALGPMYLGIKAVLALSFARIHRSNLINFGILPLVFLKKGDYDSIQADDRLAIPDIRKQILSEQPVRIINETQGHHFMVNLTVQKRERDVLLAGGLLNYVRETL, encoded by the coding sequence ATGTATTTATCTGTAGCCGAGAAGATCATAAAACGTCACCTGGTAGATGGGGACTTGACGCCAGGGGAGGAGATAAGCCTGCGTATCGACCAGACACTGACCCAGGACTCCACCGGAACTATGGCCTATCTACAGTTTGAGGCCATTGGCCTCCCCAAGGTCAAAACGGAACTTTCCGTAAGTTATGTCGATCATAACACCCTGCAGGTCGGTTTTGAGAATGCCGATGATCATCGTTTTCTGCAGAGCATAGCGGCCCGGTATGGTTTGTACTTCTCGCGGCCTGGTAACGGCATCTGCCATCAGGTCCATCTGGAGCGTTTTGGCGTGCCCGGGAAGACGCTCCTCGGTTCGGACAGCCACACGCCGACCGGCGGCGGCCTGGGGATGCTGGCTATCGGCGCGGGCGGCCTGGATGTGGCCCTGGCCATGGCCGGATATCCCTTTCACCTGGTTATGCCCCGGATTGTACTGGTCAGGCTGACCGGGGAAATGGCTCCGTGGGTCACAGCCAAAGATGTTGTCCTGGAATTGCTCCGGCGGGTCACGGTCAAGGGAGGCGTGGGAAGAATATTCGAGTACGGCGGTGACGGCATAGCACATCTATCCGTACCGGAGCGGGCCACGATCACCAATATGGGCGCGGAGACCGGGGCTACTACCTCCGTCTTTCCAAGCGATGAGGTCACCCGGGCATTTCTGAGGGCGCAGGGGAGGGGAGATTCTTTTGCTCCGCTGGCGGCTGATGAAGGCGCGGTCTATGATGAGGTCATAGAGATAGACTTAAGCCGGCTGGTTCCCCTGGTGGCCCGGCCGCACATGCCGGATCAGGTCTGTCCGGTTTCAGAGTTGCAGGGTTTAAAAGTTGACCAGGTGGCCATCGGGAGCTGCACCAACTCGTCTTATAAAGACCTGGCCACGGTAGCGGAGATCTTAAGGGGTAAGACGGTTCATCCGGGAGTAAGCCTGGTCATCTCGCCGGGCTCCCGGCAGGTCTTGGCCATGCTGGCCAGGAAGGGCTATTTGAGTGACCTTATTGCCTCCGGCGCCCGGATTCTGGAGAATACCTGTGGCCCCTGCATCGGTATGGGGCAGGCCCCGCCCACCGGCGGGGTAAGTCTCCGTACCTTTAATCGCAACTTTGAGGGGCGTTGCGGGACAAAGACCGCCTCGGTCTATCTGGCCAGTCCGGAAGTGGCCGCGGTCACGGCCTTAACCGGGGCGCTTACCGATCCCCGGACCCTGGGTGAACCGGTCAGGGTAGCCCTCCCACGACGCTACATGATAAATGACAGGCTTATTATCCCACCCCTGGAGCCTTCCAGGGCTGAGGGAGTAGAGATTATCCGCGGGCCTAATATCCAGGCCCTGCCCGGACGGGAGGCCCTGCCCTCTGAATTGACCGGGCTGGTCCTGATTAAACTGGGCCACGATGTTACCACCGACCACATCCTCCCGGCCGGGGCGAGTATTACCGCGCTCCGCTCCAATATTCCGGCTATTTCCCGCTATATCTTCAGCCAGGTCGATCCCACCTTTTATGACCGGGCAAGGGAGGCCGGCGGCGGGTTCATTGTCGGGGGCATGAATTACGGCCAGGGCTCCAGCCGCGAGCATGCCGCCCTGGGGCCCATGTACCTCGGCATAAAGGCCGTGCTGGCCCTGTCCTTCGCCCGCATACACCGGAGCAACCTGATTAACTTTGGCATATTGCCCTTGGTGTTCCTGAAAAAGGGGGATTATGATTCCATTCAGGCGGATGATCGTTTGGCTATCCCGGATATCAGGAAGCAGATCCTTTCTGAACAACCGGTCCGTATTATTAACGAGACGCAGGGGCACCATTTTATGGTCAACCTGACTGTCCAGAAACGGGAGAGGGATGTCCTTCTGGCCGGGGGGCTGCTCAATTACGTCCGTGAGACACTGTAG
- the hrcA gene encoding heat-inducible transcriptional repressor HrcA, with protein MVKSDIQRQRKVLQAVIQEYITTAEPVGSRRVCHKYSFDVSPATVRNIMADMEEMGFLFQPHASAGRIPTESGWRFYIDSILEVTPLSEAEKALVAGSLKRKLPAGEVLKDTSRALSSISGHTAIVSAPRFTQAVFKHIEFIRLRKGVVLVICVSPAGIVQNKIIEVEENLDQARLDRLSRYLTELLSEMTIEEAKKKILREMQAEKDLFNRLLSSALEMSEKNLPDGEEAVYIEGKTNILRYPELCEIDKMKAIFETFEEKGILIKLLDKCITAQGVQIFIGSESEYNAMEGCSIVASPYVTGGNVLGALGVIGPMRMNYARLIPLVRYTADLLGELIKERSG; from the coding sequence ATGGTAAAATCTGATATACAAAGGCAGCGCAAAGTCCTGCAAGCTGTAATTCAGGAGTATATTACGACGGCAGAACCGGTAGGCTCACGTCGCGTCTGTCACAAATACAGCTTTGACGTAAGCCCGGCTACCGTCCGCAATATTATGGCCGATATGGAAGAAATGGGGTTTCTGTTTCAACCCCACGCCTCGGCCGGCCGTATACCGACCGAAAGCGGGTGGCGTTTCTATATAGACAGCATACTGGAGGTCACCCCGCTTTCTGAAGCGGAAAAGGCCTTGGTCGCCGGCAGCCTCAAAAGAAAGCTGCCTGCCGGTGAGGTGCTTAAGGATACTTCACGGGCCTTATCATCCATTTCCGGCCATACAGCCATTGTATCCGCTCCCCGTTTCACACAAGCGGTATTCAAGCATATTGAATTCATCCGGCTGCGTAAAGGTGTTGTTCTTGTAATTTGTGTTTCTCCCGCCGGCATCGTTCAAAACAAGATCATAGAAGTGGAAGAAAACCTTGACCAGGCCAGGCTGGATAGATTGTCCCGCTACCTGACTGAATTGCTAAGCGAAATGACCATAGAAGAGGCAAAGAAAAAAATCTTGCGTGAGATGCAGGCGGAAAAGGACCTGTTTAACCGGTTGCTCTCCAGCGCCCTGGAGATGAGCGAAAAAAATCTTCCGGATGGCGAAGAAGCGGTATATATCGAAGGTAAGACCAACATCTTAAGATACCCGGAGCTCTGCGAAATTGATAAAATGAAGGCTATTTTCGAGACCTTCGAGGAAAAGGGGATCCTCATCAAGCTATTGGACAAATGTATAACCGCGCAGGGAGTACAAATCTTTATCGGCTCAGAGAGTGAATATAATGCCATGGAAGGATGCAGTATTGTGGCCTCACCTTACGTCACCGGGGGAAATGTACTGGGGGCCCTGGGGGTAATTGGTCCGATGCGCATGAATTACGCAAGGCTCATCCCGTTAGTCAGATACACCGCTGACCTCCTGGGTGAATTGATTAAAGAGCGTTCCGGGTAA